The following coding sequences are from one Rutidosis leptorrhynchoides isolate AG116_Rl617_1_P2 chromosome 11, CSIRO_AGI_Rlap_v1, whole genome shotgun sequence window:
- the LOC139875095 gene encoding F-box/FBD/LRR-repeat protein At1g13570-like, protein MVNSPLGDADKKEQRKIPFSIISKNLSRWLPNKANSLKILRIVNINFGDLDQLQGALCMLRNSPDIEQLHLMNLLTTRHMYFDVTPASSYLEASNCLGQTLNQLKIIEITRVDGSRPVLLFIKLLLAHSPTLEKMSIQPNVTDVHERLNSKHVMQFSRASSKAELLYLNP, encoded by the exons ATGGTTAATTCCCCTCTGGGTGATGCCGACAAAAAAGAACAAAGAAAAATACCGTTCTCTATCATATCAA AAAATTTATCCAGGTGGCTTCCAAACAAGGCTAATAGTTTAAAGATTCTTAGGATTGTAAACATCAACTTTGGTGATctggatcaacttcaaggtgctctTTGTATGCTTCGAAACTCACCTGACATTGAACAACTTCATTTGATGAATTTGCTGACG ACTCGGCACATGTATTTTGATGTGACACCTGCATCCAGTTATTTGGAAGCATCAAACTGTTTGGGCCAGACATTGAATCAGTTGAAAATTATAGAAATCACACGTGTAGATGGATCGAGACCCGTGTTGCTCTTTATAAAGCTTTTACTTGCTCATTCTCCCACTCTTGAAAAAATGTCGATCCAACCTAATGTAACTGATGTTCATGAAAGACTCAATAGTAAACATGTTATGCAGTTTTCACGAGCTTCCTCGAAAGCAGAGCTTCTCTATTTAAATCCGTAG